The DNA window CCTGCGTCCGGGTCAGGCGTTGAGGGCCCTTCGCACGGCTGTCTCCACCAACTCGCGCACCTCCTGCTCGGTGAAGATGTCCGGCAGCGTCAGCCGCTCCACGATGAGCCAGTTGAGCGCCAGGTACAGCAGCAGCACAGAGGTCGAGTCGCCCGGCAGGCCCGAAGCGGCGTGGTAGGCGATGTTGGCGTCGATGTCCTCGCGGATGCGCTTGGTCAGCACCGCCCGCAGTTCGGGACGCCGGGTGGACTCCAGCCGGAGCTCCAGCAGGGCCAGGTAGCCGGAGTTGAAGGCGGAGATGCGGTCCACCAGCTCGTGCATGAGCTCGGCGTAGCGGGTCTCGTCCTGCACGCCCTCCCTGCCGCGGGACATCGTGGCCTCGTCGGGTAGCAACCGCTCATAGATCCGCCCGCCGACCTGCGTGAACAGGTCGTCGCGGTTGGCGAAGTAGTTGGAGGCCGTCCCCGGGGGCACGGCCGCCTCCGCGTCGACGGCGCGGAAGGTCAGCCCTCGCGCTCCCTCCTTGGCCAGCACCTCGATGGCCGCGTCGATCAACGCCTGCCGCCGCTCGGGATTCCTCCGCACTTGACACCACTCCGTCTGTAGTACTACGTTCTGACCACTACAGACAGAGTACTACATCGGGAGTTGCTGAGTATGCGCAAGCTTGTCTACTACATCGGCGTCTCGCTCGACGGCTACATCGCCGGCCCCGGCGCCGAGTTCGACTTCTACCCCGTGTCCGACCAGATGGCCGCCTGGATCAACGAGCGTTACCCCGAGACCGTCCCCACCCATGTCCGCGGGCCCGCCGGCCTCGGCGACGTGCCGAACAAGGTCTTCGACACCCTGGTGATGGGCCGCGGCACCTACGAGCCCGCCCTGCACGCCGCCATCACCAGCCCGTACGCCCACCTGCGCCAGTACGTCGTCTCCACCACCCTGACGATCGACGACCCCGCCGTGCGGGTCGAGAAGGGCGACCCGGTCGAGCTCGTCCGGCGACTGAAGGCCGAGGACACCGGCATGGACATCTACCTCTGCGGCGGCGGCAGGCTGGCCGCCGCCCTGCTCCCGGAGATCGACGAGATCATCCTCAAGAGCTACCCCGTGGTGGCCGGCGCCGGCATCCCCATGTTCTCCGGGACGTTCCGCCCCACCCTGTTCACCCCCACCCGGCGCGAGTCCTTCGACAACGGCGCCCAGGTCACCTGGCTCACCAGGACCTGACCCCCGCACCGCCACGTCACTCGTAGCGGCCGGCCATCCTGACGGCGCGGTCGTGCAGGTAGTCACGCAACCACTGCGGAGCCAGGACCTCCGCGTACGTCGCGAGCTGCCACAACGCCCATCGGGCGTGCCGGTGGTCCTGGAAGGACACCTCCATCCGCAGCCGGCCGTCCGCGTCGGCCTCTTCGGCCTCTTCGACCTCTTCGGCGAGGACGGCCAGCGCGGTGCCGACCAGGCCCTCCCGCCGCGCCTGGTCCACCCGTACCAGGACGGTGACCTGGTCGCCGCCGGTCCTGAACCGGGTGCTGCGCTCCTGCCAGGCCCGGCCGAGATCGACCCGGTCGGCCCGCTGGGCGGGTTCGGCGAGCTCCCTGGCGGCCAGGATCCGGGACAGCCGGTAGGTACGGTCCTCGCCCGACCGCGTGGCCAGCAGGTAACCCCGGTCCCGTACGGTGACCAGGCCGACCGGGTCCACCGTGCGCCACTGCGGGTCCTGGCCCTCGGCCGCGTAGTGAATGTCCAGCTTGTGCCCGGCGAACACCGCCCGCAGGACCTCGGCCGCCACGGCGCCCGGCACCTCCTCCTCGGCGAGCCGGCGCGAGAGGAGGTCGATCTCCGGCTCGATGAGCAGGCGCCCGGCCGCCCCTGCCGCGGTGTCCCGATAACTCTCGGGCAGGGCGTCGACCACCTTGAGCATCGCCGAGGCGAGCGCCGAGCCGAGCCCGAACGCCTGCGCGCCGCGCCGCGACCCGGCGACCAGCAGGGCGAGAGCCTCGTCGTGGTTCAACCCGGTCAGCTCGGTACGGAAACCGGGCAGCAACGCGAACCCGCCGTGCCGTCCGCGTTCGGCGTAGACCGGGACGCCGGCCGCGGACAGCGCCTCGATGTCGCGCAGCACCGTACGGGTGGACACCTCCAGCTCGCGGGCGAGCGCGGTCGCGGACAGCCGGCCGTGCTGCCGCAGCAGCAGCACCAGCGAGACCAACCGGTCGGCACGCATCCAAGAACATTAGCGAAATACACGACACAGGATGTCGTGCTTTGTTTGCCAGGCTCTTCGACGCGCCCGAAAGGTGACGGCGCGATGTCGACGAACCGTATGGAGCTGATGTGGCGATGGAACGAACGGCGATCAACCCGTGGCCGTGGTCCCTGGAGCTGGGCTACAACCAGGGCGAGGTCGTCTCCGGCGACACCCGGACCCTGTACTGCTCCGGGCAGACCGCGATGAGCGGCGACGGCAAGCCCCAGCACGCCGATGACATGGCGGCGCAGCTGACGCTGAGCCTCGACAACCTGGAGGCCGTGCTCGCCGAGGCCGGCATGACCCTGGCGAACCTCGTCCGGCTCAACGTCTACACGACCGACGTCGACCGGCTCTTCGAGCATTACGGCGCGCTGGCGTCCCGGCTGGGCGCCGCCGGGGTGGCCCCGGCCACCACGATGCTCGGCGTGACCCGGCTGGCGATCCCCGGCCTGATGGTCGAGCTTGAGGGCACCGCCGTCGCGTGACCCGCGGGGCGGCGCGACAATCCTGCGAACTTCCGGTCATGGCCGCGCATCTCATAATTCATGATCAAAAAGACGGTGACCGTGGCGTTGGCGATCGGCACGGTCCTGGCAGGAACGAGCGCCGCCCACGCCACCGCCACCAGGATTCCGAAGTACTTCCTGCTGACCGAGCGCGCGGCCGCCGCGGGAGCGGTCGTCGAGGGCGAGGAGTGGTGGAAGATCAGCGACAGCCTGTCCCGCCCGCTCGAGTTCAACCCCTGCCGCTCGAAGGCGAAGGGGAAACCCCGCGACGGCCGGGTGGCCATGCGCACCATCACCTACCTCTCCAGCGCACCGTCGGGCTCCAGCGAACAGCTCGTCCTGTACGCGAACGCCAGATCCGCCCAGGCAGCCTTCCGTAAGCTCCGGGCGGACCTGGCCAGGTGCTCGAAGCCGGCAGTGGTGAAACGCGACCGGTTCGGCTACGTGACCAAGCCGTTGCGCGTCGGCGACGAGGCTCTCTCGGTGGCGGGTCACGAGTACGGCCCGACCGGCAGGCGTCTGTCCCCGTCCGACGACCTGGCGGTGGTCGCGCGCCGGGGCGCCGCCCTGTTCCTCTACACCGCCAACGCCAGGGGCCGAGGAGCGAAGAAGGAGATCACCGCCCAGGCCGGAAAAATGGCGAAGAAGGTGTGCGGCCTTCCCGGCGTGTGCCCGTGATGTCACAACCCTCATGAAGGCGGCGTCCGAGCTTCGTCGAGCGCATCCGAAACACCGTAACCGGGATCGACGCGGCCGGACGGGCCGTGACGTCGGCGAAAGGTCGACGGCATCCTGGCGATCCGGACCGAGGACGCCCGCGTCACCGGCATCTCCTACGCCCGCAACCCCGACAAGCCGGCGTACGTAGCGTCCGAGACCCCCCTCACCCTGGACGACGAGCGCCGCTACTCGGCGGCGGGCCGCTCGCCGGACGTCCGGGCGAGCGCCACGATCCGCTCCAGCGCCGCCGCGTGCCGCACGAAGGCCTCCCGGCCCTGGGGGGTGAGCTGCACGTACGTACGCCGCGCACGCTTGTCCTGGCTCTTGCGCACGACGACGTATCCGGCGCCGGCCAGCGCGGAGACCTGCTTGGACAGGGCCGAGTCGCTGGTGCCGATCGAGTCCCGGAGGAAGCCGAAGTCCACCCAGTCGGCCGGCGCCAGCACCGCCACGATCGACAGCCTGGCCGGTACGTGCAGGAACTCGTCGAACTGCGGATCCATCAGCGCCGCCCGCGGCCCTGCTGGACGAGCGACCTCATGACCAGGCGGTTGAGTGGCACGGCCGCGACGTACGCGAGAGCCCCCAGGACGGCGCCGGCCATGGCCTGCGACATCAGGCCGTGCGCGGGCGCGCCAAGGAGCGCGAACGCGAGGATGCGCCCCACAGCGAAGACCATGCAGACCCCGATGAGCACCACGCTGTGGTACAGCGCCTCCTGGACGGTGGGCTGCCTCCGGACCGCGGACCGATATTCGTAGACGACGCCCACGGCCACGAACAGGGCGAATCCGAGCGCGCCGCCGATGTACTGCCACGGCGCCCCCAGGTCGATCGCGGCGAAGCTGATGAACAGACCGAACGCGACGATGATCACACGAGGCATCGCGAAGCTGCGCCGGACGATCTCGTTCCTGGTCGTTTCCTGGAGCCGGCGGATGTCGTCGAGTGACGACTGGGCGTCGCGCGGGTTCAAGAAGGCCACCTCCATGGTCGGCATGACTACTTTCCCATAAGGAAAGTAGCACGTGCTTTCCTCAGAGGAAAGTCGTCATGGAGCCCCTACCCCTCGCGCACGTCATCCGCCGCCGATGTCGTGGGCCGAGGGATCCGCCACGACGCCGAACCGCCACGCGACCCCGGGACGCTCCACCGTCGGCGCGACCGGATTCTCCATGACCTCGATCATCAGGATCCGACCCGCCTTGACTCCGCCGGCACCCCAGTCGACCAGTTCCTTCCCCAACTACTCGACGTCCCGGAAGTCGTAGACCTTGAGGTTGATTGATCCGTCCTGATTCTTCGTCAAGGCACACGCCAGGTCGGCCGAGCCGAGCAAGGAAGACACGACCACCCGCCGCGCCCGCCGCCGCTTTCGCCGAAAACGCGGAGAAACACCCCGTGATCGGGCACGATGGGCGACGTG is part of the Nonomuraea coxensis DSM 45129 genome and encodes:
- a CDS encoding TetR/AcrR family transcriptional regulator translates to MRRNPERRQALIDAAIEVLAKEGARGLTFRAVDAEAAVPPGTASNYFANRDDLFTQVGGRIYERLLPDEATMSRGREGVQDETRYAELMHELVDRISAFNSGYLALLELRLESTRRPELRAVLTKRIREDIDANIAYHAASGLPGDSTSVLLLYLALNWLIVERLTLPDIFTEQEVRELVETAVRRALNA
- a CDS encoding dihydrofolate reductase family protein → MRKLVYYIGVSLDGYIAGPGAEFDFYPVSDQMAAWINERYPETVPTHVRGPAGLGDVPNKVFDTLVMGRGTYEPALHAAITSPYAHLRQYVVSTTLTIDDPAVRVEKGDPVELVRRLKAEDTGMDIYLCGGGRLAAALLPEIDEIILKSYPVVAGAGIPMFSGTFRPTLFTPTRRESFDNGAQVTWLTRT
- a CDS encoding helix-turn-helix transcriptional regulator — its product is MRADRLVSLVLLLRQHGRLSATALARELEVSTRTVLRDIEALSAAGVPVYAERGRHGGFALLPGFRTELTGLNHDEALALLVAGSRRGAQAFGLGSALASAMLKVVDALPESYRDTAAGAAGRLLIEPEIDLLSRRLAEEEVPGAVAAEVLRAVFAGHKLDIHYAAEGQDPQWRTVDPVGLVTVRDRGYLLATRSGEDRTYRLSRILAARELAEPAQRADRVDLGRAWQERSTRFRTGGDQVTVLVRVDQARREGLVGTALAVLAEEVEEAEEADADGRLRMEVSFQDHRHARWALWQLATYAEVLAPQWLRDYLHDRAVRMAGRYE
- a CDS encoding RidA family protein, translated to MERTAINPWPWSLELGYNQGEVVSGDTRTLYCSGQTAMSGDGKPQHADDMAAQLTLSLDNLEAVLAEAGMTLANLVRLNVYTTDVDRLFEHYGALASRLGAAGVAPATTMLGVTRLAIPGLMVELEGTAVA
- a CDS encoding winged helix-turn-helix domain-containing protein, whose amino-acid sequence is MDPQFDEFLHVPARLSIVAVLAPADWVDFGFLRDSIGTSDSALSKQVSALAGAGYVVVRKSQDKRARRTYVQLTPQGREAFVRHAAALERIVALARTSGERPAAE